From Cydia fagiglandana chromosome 24, ilCydFagi1.1, whole genome shotgun sequence, a single genomic window includes:
- the LOC134676691 gene encoding zinc finger protein 480-like, protein MPFMWARSTYLCFYCKQPAKGPDELRDHIETMHQFLDLDQILSMRISTTWDSEVPVKLDVKDISCKLCIQPISDLKGLIDHLIQVHEADYDTSINDCLFSFVLGNEKVTCPICNIQFNYFEYLLRHANKHHLNHDFTCNVCGKSFHRKNALATHFNDYHKEGGYPCDICGVVCTTAARRYNHKKNYHLIDHLKCPYCPEISKSKYYKNLHLATVHGVEKCRSECPHCQKLFPQKGIMLAHVRRVHYKERNVKCEVCSYMFFNKAHLDAHMVKHTGGQMYTCDVCGKAYLRKSTLKAHLKRHVGGRVKV, encoded by the coding sequence ATGCCCTTCATGTGGGCGCGCTCCACCTACCTCTGCTTCTATTGCAAGCAGCCCGCCAAAGGTCCCGACGAACTAAGAGACCACATAGAGACTATGCATCAATTTCTCGATCTCGACCAAATCCTAAGTATGAGGATATCAACTACTTGGGACAGTGAGGTCCCCGTCAAACTGGACGTCAAAGACATCTCTTGCAAACTTTGCATACAACCTATCTCTGATTTAAAAGGGCTCATTGACCATTTAATCCAAGTTCACGAAGCAGATTATGACACTTCGATAAATGACTGCCTTTTCTCCTTTGTACTCGGTAACGAAAAAGTTACATGTCCTATCTGTAACATACAATTCAACTACTTCGAGTACCTCCTCCGACATGCGAACAAGCATCATCTCAATCACGACTTCACTTGCAACGTATGCGGAAAGTCTTTCCACCGTAAAAATGCCCTAGCGACACATTTCAATGACTACCACAAGGAAGGTGGCTATCCTTGTGACATCTGTGGTGTAGTATGCACTACAGCCGCGAGACGGTACAACCATAAAAAGAACTACCATTTGATCGACCATTTGAAGTGTCCTTACTGTCCGGAGATATCTAAGAGTAAATATTATAAGAACCTCCATTTGGCTACTGTTCACGGCGTAGAGAAATGCCGCAGCGAGTGTCCTCATTGCCAAAAGCTGTTTCCGCAGAAAGGTATAATGCTGGCTCATGTTCGACGGGTACATTATAAAGAGAGGAACGTGAAATGCGAAGTCTGTAGCTACATGTTCTTCAACAAGGCGCACTTGGACGCGCACATGGTGAAACACACGGGCGGACAGATGTACACGTGCGATGTGTGTGGGAAAGCGTATCTGAGGAAGAGTACGCTGAAGGCTCATTTGAAGCGACACGTCGGCGGTCGCGTCAAAGTTTAA
- the LOC134676692 gene encoding zinc finger protein 26-like — translation MENSKQSSRLVAGSKYLSRADTKPEARWTLETKRRNIESVLLYTNVIPFIWHRGKYKCFICMDTQKNPNEILCHYETHDCVNLPVAVKKYTQLRGNAEAAIKVEITDLHCKLCSSNVQDLDELIRHLIDDHDVEYDLDIPNCFLPFRLTGTPACGTCNLEFDLFEYLLRHANREHLKHSFICEICGKSFFSERYYSVHLKDFHKEGGYECEYCGLVFSSNPKKALHEQTAHQAKVYKCSICDETLKSFYLKNVHLSEVHGVEERRIKCPHCPKVFPQDNIMVRHLKRVHQKVKEHVCPVCGDMFFESYQMKVHLMAHTGRKDFNCDFCGKTFMRNSYLAKHIKLYHSKSDVKDEVDTETVEWTQ, via the coding sequence ATGGAGAATTCTAAGCAAAGCTCTCGTTTGGTTGCAGGTTCGAAATACCTGTCGCGAGCCGATACCAAACCAGAAGCTCGATGGACGCTCGAAACAAAACGGAGGAACATCGAGTCCGTCCTCTTATACACCAACGTTATACCCTTTATCTGGCATCGCGGAAAATACAAGTGCTTCATCTGCATGGACACACAAAAAAACCCCAATGAAATACTCTGCCACTACGAAACTCACGACTGCGTTAACTTACCCGTAGCCGTAAAAAAATACACTCAGCTGCGAGGCAACGCAGAAGCGGCGATCAAAGTTGAAATCACAGATTTACATTGCAAGCTGTGCTCATCCAACGTGCAAGATCTCGACGAGCTCATACGACATCTCATTGACGACCACGACGTTGAATACGACCTCGACATACCGAACTGCTTCCTCCCGTTCCGACTGACGGGCACGCCCGCCTGCGGCACTTGCAACTTGGAATTTGACCTATTCGAGTATCTCCTACGACACGCGAACAGAGAACATCTGAAACACAGTTTCATTTGCGAGATTTGCGGGAAAAGTTTCTTTTCCGAACGATATTATTCTGTGCATTTAAAAGATTTCCACAAGGAAGGCGGTTACGAGTGCGAATACTGTGGTTTGGTATTCTCCTCTAATCCTAAGAAAGCTCTCCATGAGCAGACTGCCCATCAGGCGAAAGTGTACAAATGCTCGATTTGTGACGAAACTTTAAAGAGCTTCTATTTAAAAAACGTGCATTTGTCTGAAGTGCACGGGGTTGAAGAGAGAAGAATTAAATGCCCACATTGTCCGAAAGTGTTTCCTCAGGACAATATAATGGTGCGGCATCTAAAACGTGTCCATCAGAAAGTGAAAGAGCACGTTTGTCCGGTGTGTGGGGACATGTTCTTCGAGAGTTACCAGATGAAAGTGCACCTCATGGCGCACACGGGACGCAAGGACTTCAATTGTGATTTTTGCGGGAAAACTTTCATGAGGAATTCATATCTCGCGAAGCATATTAAATTGTACCACTCCAAGTCAGATGTAAAAGATGAAGTTGACACGGAGACAGTAGAGTGGACACAGTAG
- the LOC134676693 gene encoding zinc finger protein 845-like yields MSTAIPFKFFSKYSCFYCSKKFVEFEELKEHTLREHPICDVKSKCMKKCKGERINVKVDVANLACKICCQPIDDLDILIDHLIADHKANYDKSLKRCFEPFRIIKDNMPCPLCSDKTFRYFSTLLRHINSEHSNNNRICDFCGRSFKNVTNLKVHITYAHTGSCECDVCGLKFKNQWCLARHKAKTHNAKDYKCPKCPEQFQSQYHKQKHLITTHDIGHKCSYCGKMFTRNSFMKDHIRRTHLKEKNVPCSVCNEKFFDNYLLRMHMVKHEGERKFSCEVCGSIYLSPVDNKPRPQWTPEARRRNIESVLLYSNVVPFIWNRGKYNCFFCMDTQKNPNEIRSHYETHDCLNLPIAVRSYTQIQANADAAIKVEITNLHCKLCSYKNQDLDELIKHLIDSHDVDYDLNIPNCFLPFRLAGKPKCGTCNLEFDLFEYLRRHADKEHLNKCFICEICGKSFLYEKYCSAHVRDFHKDGYECNYCDLVFSSNHKKILHERSAHEGKVYKCSMCDETLKSLYLKNVHLSEVHKVEERRIKCPHCPKVYPQINTMQQHVRRVHSKVKQPVYAVGQPMVNEKALYNTFHVHNPMEKIRFKDLELDYD; encoded by the exons ATGTCTACCGCTATACCTTTCAAATTCTTTTCAAAGTATTCGTGTTTTTACTGTTCTAAAAAGTTTGTCGAATTTGAAGAACTTAAAGAGCATACTCTCAGGGAACACCCGATTTGCGACGTCAAATCTAAGTGCATGAAGAAATGCAAAGGTGAAAGGATAAATGTTAAAGTGGATGTCGCCAATTTAGCGTGCAAAATATGCTGTCAGCCTATTGACGACTTAGACATATTAATAGATCATCTCATAGCTGACCATAAAGCTAATTATGACAAGTCTCTAAAACGCTGCTTCGAACCTTTCCGCATAATCAAAGACAATATGCCATGTCCCCTATGTTCCGATAAGACTTTTAGATATTTCAGCACCCTTCTAAGACATATCAACTCCGAACACAGCAACAATAACAGAATCTGCGATTTCTGCGGTCGTAGTTTCAAAAATGTCACCAATCTCAAAGTTCACATCACTTACGCTCATACCGGTTCATGCGAATGCGACGTATGCGGGCTTAAATTTAAAAACCAATGGTGTCTCGCGCGGCATAAAGCTAAAACCCACAACGCGAAAGATTACAAGTGTCCTAAATGCCCCGAACAATTCCAATCTCAGTACCACAAGCAGAAGCACCTAATAACGACCCACGACATCGGCCACAAGTGTTCTTACTGCGGCAAAATGTTCACAAGGAACTCCTTTATGAAGGATCATATCCGTAGAACGCATTTGAAGGAGAAAAACGTGCCTTGCTCCGTTTGTAACGAAAAGTTCTTTGATAACTATCTCCTTCGCATGCACATGGTGAAGCATGAGGGAGAGAGAAAGTTCAGCTGCGAAGTTTGTG GTTCGATATACCTGTCGCCAGTCGATAACAAACCAAGACCTCAATGGACACCCGAAGCAAGACGGAGGAACATCGAATCCGTCCTGTTATACAGCAACGTTGTACCCTTTATCTGGAATCGCGGAAAATACAACTGCTTCTTCTGCATGGACACGCAAAAAAACCCCAACGAAATACGCAGCCACTACGAAACTCACGACTGCCTTAACTTACCCATAGCCGTTAGAAGTTACACTCAGATACAAGCCAACGCAGACGCGGCGATCAAAGTAGAAATCACGAATTTACATTGCAAGCTTTGCTCATACAAGAATCAAGATCTCGACGAGCTCATAAAACATCTCATTGACAGTCACGACGTCGATTACGATCTCAACATACCGAACTGCTTCCTCCCCTTCAGATTGGCAGGCAAGCCTAAATGCGGCACTTGCAACTTGGAGTTTGATCTATTCGAGTATCTCCGACGACACGCGGACAAGGAGCATCTAAATAAATGCTTCATTTGCGAGATTTGCGGAAAGAGTTTCTTATACGAAAAATATTGTTCTGCGCATGTGAGAGATTTCCACAAGGACGGTTACGAATGTAATTACTGTGATTTGGTATTCTCCTCTAATCATAAGAAAATTCTCCACGAGCGGTCTGCTCATGAGGGCAAAGTGTACAAGTGCTCGATGTGTGACGAAACTTTAAagagtttgtatttaaaaaacGTGCATTTGTCTGAAGTGCACAAGGTCGAAGAGAGAAGAATCAAATGTCCACATTGTCCAAAAGTGTATCCTCAGATCAACACAATGCAGCAACATGTAAGGCGTGTTCATTCGAAAGTTAAACAGCCCGTGTACGCCGTCGGGCAGCCGATGGTGAATGAAAAAGCATTATATAATACATTCCATGTACACAATCCCATGGAAAAAATTAGATTCAAAGATCTAGAGCTTGATTACGactaa